The following proteins are encoded in a genomic region of Prosthecobacter sp. SYSU 5D2:
- a CDS encoding sigma-70 family RNA polymerase sigma factor — MEATATQAWKHCFDHVAPKLLLYACQLCPSRADAEDVVQMAFVRWWKRFPEGNEEHIPLLYAAVRTIALDQRRSDTRRSRREAVSEVALPMGDAPVFDTTPEQKETALIVQEALQTLPEEQREVVTLKLWGGLTFAEIAATMGESINTVSGRYRYALQALQKRLAPRREDLVMHPDPSPVTNVVPFYPAKEA; from the coding sequence ATGGAAGCCACTGCCACCCAAGCCTGGAAACACTGCTTCGACCATGTCGCGCCGAAGCTGCTGCTCTATGCCTGCCAGCTCTGCCCCAGCCGGGCGGATGCGGAGGATGTGGTGCAGATGGCGTTTGTGCGCTGGTGGAAGCGTTTCCCCGAGGGCAATGAGGAGCATATCCCGCTGCTGTATGCGGCGGTGCGGACCATCGCCCTGGATCAGCGGCGCAGTGACACGCGGCGCTCGCGCCGGGAGGCGGTGTCAGAGGTGGCGCTGCCCATGGGAGATGCGCCGGTTTTTGATACCACCCCGGAGCAGAAGGAGACGGCGCTCATCGTGCAGGAGGCATTGCAAACCTTGCCCGAAGAACAGCGAGAGGTGGTGACTTTAAAACTGTGGGGCGGGCTGACCTTTGCCGAGATCGCCGCGACGATGGGGGAATCCATCAACACCGTTTCCGGGCGCTACCGTTATGCGCTGCAAGCTTTGCAAAAACGCCTGGCACCCCGCCGGGAGGATCTGGTGATGCATCCTGACCCCTCGCCAGTGACCAATGTTGTACCTTTTTACCCTGCCAAGGAGGCCTGA
- a CDS encoding dicarboxylate/amino acid:cation symporter has protein sequence MPHSEPSSPPASSGHGNHKHIVFALILGVLAGLVLQYFAHPAEGAAPAWTGVFLESCRFFADLFLRALKMIIVPLVVASIISGIAGLKSLEGFARMGLKTWGYYALSSLLAVCVGLMMVNLVQPGLLNGEPNPTLRAAMDSALKSDTADVIGDVMERADGGASSLLNIVRRMVPTNIIQAAAEGDLLALIFFSILFAVAMVLVPGGPPRALQDLFNQLADVMTVITTWIMKFTPIAIFCLVIPAIAEVGIGVIQNLVPYVLTVFAALAFTTVVIMPLILKFFAGVSPIRHFRNMRESMLMAFSTASSSATIPVTLRCVRENSKVSERVSSFVIPLGATVNMNGTALYECVVVVFAAQVLGVDMSISQQLIVVLLALVSSIGVAGIPAASLVAIIIIMQNAGFSEDMIKASLGLVLTIDRPLDMLRTTVNVFSDTVGAVLIAKSEGEAVQ, from the coding sequence ATGCCTCACTCCGAGCCTTCCTCCCCGCCTGCGTCCTCCGGACATGGCAACCACAAGCACATCGTTTTTGCCCTGATTCTGGGCGTCCTCGCCGGGTTGGTACTGCAGTATTTTGCGCATCCGGCAGAAGGCGCCGCCCCCGCTTGGACCGGGGTCTTTCTGGAGTCCTGCCGTTTCTTTGCCGACCTGTTTCTGCGGGCGCTTAAAATGATCATCGTGCCCCTCGTCGTCGCCAGCATCATCAGCGGCATCGCAGGTCTGAAGTCTCTGGAGGGCTTTGCCCGCATGGGTTTAAAGACCTGGGGCTACTATGCTCTTAGCAGCTTGCTGGCGGTCTGCGTAGGCCTGATGATGGTAAACTTGGTCCAGCCTGGCCTCCTCAATGGCGAGCCCAATCCCACCCTCCGGGCAGCCATGGATTCCGCCCTTAAAAGTGACACGGCCGATGTCATCGGCGATGTGATGGAGCGGGCCGACGGCGGTGCCAGCTCCCTGCTCAACATCGTCCGCCGCATGGTTCCCACCAACATCATCCAGGCTGCGGCCGAGGGGGACCTCCTGGCCCTCATCTTTTTCAGCATTCTTTTTGCCGTGGCGATGGTCCTGGTGCCGGGTGGCCCCCCGCGGGCGCTGCAGGATCTCTTCAACCAGCTCGCTGACGTCATGACCGTCATCACCACCTGGATCATGAAATTCACCCCCATTGCCATTTTCTGCCTGGTGATCCCCGCCATCGCGGAGGTGGGCATCGGAGTCATTCAGAATCTGGTGCCTTATGTGCTGACCGTCTTCGCCGCCCTTGCCTTTACCACTGTCGTGATCATGCCCCTCATCCTGAAATTCTTTGCGGGCGTCTCCCCCATCCGCCATTTCCGCAACATGCGCGAGTCCATGCTCATGGCCTTCTCCACCGCCTCCTCATCCGCCACCATTCCCGTCACCCTCCGCTGTGTGCGTGAAAATTCCAAGGTGTCTGAGCGGGTCAGCAGCTTTGTCATTCCGCTTGGTGCGACGGTCAACATGAACGGCACCGCCCTCTATGAATGCGTGGTCGTTGTCTTTGCCGCCCAGGTGCTCGGCGTGGACATGAGCATTTCCCAGCAGCTCATCGTCGTACTGCTGGCCCTGGTATCCAGCATCGGCGTGGCCGGCATCCCCGCCGCCAGCCTGGTGGCCATCATCATCATTATGCAGAACGCCGGCTTCAGCGAGGACATGATCAAGGCCTCCCTGGGTCTTGTGCTCACGATTGACCGCCCGCTCGACATGCTGCGCACCACCGTCAATGTTTTCAGCGACACCGTCGGCGCCGTCCTCATCGCCAAGTCCGAAGGCGAGGCCGTCCAGTGA